One Owenweeksia hongkongensis DSM 17368 genomic region harbors:
- a CDS encoding HAEPLYID family protein, whose translation MNIRILKASALMLIATTHTVAQNQNSIKDSLFINEIEDSQEPPKVLHAEPLYIDLIRDLGARKGEKEWNLGLGLTDNLTFDSYEALVEYEWAPIDRLGLEVELPFTFYSPLGEQSKETTPNNKLNSIKLATQWSFFVSEKIATSMALGYINEFELSDFGSFGDPLIKGNVYNPFFVIAKRWGNNIHSLIYTGPMIEQNFASSDFHFAYDINTSFHYMITGTRNFVGVEFNKTIHNHDFDMTIRPQMRLGITHNIMIGIVAGIPVSRENERFSSFLRLIWEPKEKKHH comes from the coding sequence ATGAATATTCGAATATTAAAAGCATCAGCGCTTATGCTGATAGCTACCACGCATACTGTTGCCCAAAATCAAAATTCAATTAAAGACAGTCTTTTTATTAATGAAATAGAAGACTCTCAGGAACCTCCAAAAGTACTCCATGCCGAACCCTTGTACATCGACCTCATTCGTGACCTTGGAGCAAGAAAGGGCGAGAAGGAATGGAACCTTGGTTTGGGATTAACTGACAATTTAACCTTTGATTCATACGAAGCACTTGTAGAATACGAGTGGGCTCCCATTGATAGACTAGGCTTAGAAGTAGAGTTACCATTTACATTTTATAGCCCCTTGGGTGAACAATCAAAAGAGACTACGCCCAATAACAAGCTCAATAGCATTAAGCTTGCTACGCAGTGGTCATTTTTTGTAAGTGAAAAAATTGCAACCTCAATGGCCTTGGGTTATATAAATGAATTTGAACTTTCAGACTTTGGGAGTTTTGGAGATCCTTTAATCAAAGGAAATGTGTACAATCCATTTTTTGTGATTGCCAAACGATGGGGAAATAACATTCACTCATTGATATACACAGGGCCTATGATAGAACAGAATTTTGCCAGTTCAGATTTTCATTTTGCCTATGATATTAATACAAGCTTTCATTACATGATTACTGGTACTAGAAACTTTGTGGGTGTGGAGTTCAATAAAACTATCCACAACCATGATTTTGATATGACCATTCGTCCGCAGATGAGGCTTGGTATAACTCATAATATTATGATCGGTATAGTTGCCGGGATTCCTGTAAGCAGAGAAAATGAACGTTTTAGTTCTTTTCTACGACTTATTTGGGAGCCCAAAGAAAAGAAGCATCATTAG
- a CDS encoding acyl-CoA thioesterase → MKEYSRPISLRWSDMDPNFHVRHSVYYDLGAQHRTQYLIENGLSPMVMVKNNFGPILFREEAVFRKEIHFGDQLTMNIAIVSMRKDYSRWTIRHQIMKGDVLCAEITVDGAWIDTIKRKLTVPPEVAHVAFDNMPKSEDFTWQN, encoded by the coding sequence ATGAAAGAATATTCTAGACCCATTTCCCTTCGCTGGAGCGACATGGATCCAAATTTTCACGTTCGTCATTCGGTATATTATGATTTAGGAGCCCAGCACCGAACGCAGTATCTTATTGAAAATGGCCTTTCACCAATGGTGATGGTAAAGAACAACTTCGGGCCTATACTTTTTAGGGAAGAAGCTGTATTCAGGAAGGAAATACATTTTGGAGATCAGCTAACCATGAACATCGCAATTGTATCTATGCGCAAGGATTATTCGCGCTGGACCATTCGTCATCAAATAATGAAAGGGGATGTTTTGTGTGCGGAAATTACCGTAGATGGAGCCTGGATAGATACTATTAAGCGTAAGCTTACAGTACCACCAGAAGTAGCGCATGTTGCCTTTGATAACATGCCAAAGTCAGAAGACTTTACCTGGCAGAATTAA
- a CDS encoding dipeptidyl-peptidase 3 family protein, giving the protein MKRVSLVLSASIFFMSCNQQGSEPKEATEEVMNKDSHDNFQWETEQFADLRILRYQIEGWDNLSLKQKELVYYLTQAGLSGRDITWDQYYRHNLEIRNALEAIVKNYNGDKESEDWKNFMTYTKRVWFSNGIHHHYSNAKMKPGFEKAYFEQLLSESNTSLSAEATDVIFNDKDMKKVSKDSDQDLLLASAVNFYDPDITEEEAIAFYKKQIDPNTKTPISYGLNSKLVRAEDGSIKEVKWSAEGMYGSAITEIIGWLEKAQGVAENEAQGKALGILIDYYKTGDLKKWDEYNIAWVEATEGDIDYINSFIEVYDDPLGYKATYETVVQIKDFDASKKMAVISDNIQYFEDNSPIMDEHKKPNVKGVTYKMVNVAGEAGATTPSTPIGVNLPNANWIRAEHGSKSVSLANIEHAYEEAKGAGFLEEFTFTKEELERAKKYAGNSSKMHTALHEVVGHASGKLNDGVGTPKETLRNYASTLEEGRADLVALYYIMDPKLMEMGLIDTMEVGKAEYDNYIRNGLMLQLRRLEVGEIIEEDHMRNRQLVAKWAYETGKEDNIIEKKTLDGKTYFVINDYDKLREIFGDQLREIQRIKSEGDYEAGKKLVETYGVQVDPAIHKEVLARTEKLHIAPYNGFIQPELKPVMEGDSIKDIEVIYPTDFTQQMLMYGEKYSFLK; this is encoded by the coding sequence ATGAAGCGAGTTAGCTTAGTATTATCAGCAAGTATATTTTTTATGAGTTGTAATCAACAAGGTTCGGAGCCCAAAGAGGCTACCGAAGAAGTGATGAATAAAGATTCACACGATAATTTTCAATGGGAAACGGAGCAGTTTGCGGATTTACGCATCCTTCGTTACCAAATAGAAGGTTGGGATAATCTTAGCCTTAAGCAAAAAGAATTGGTATACTACCTTACACAAGCAGGGCTTAGTGGCCGTGATATTACATGGGATCAGTACTACCGCCACAATCTGGAAATTCGTAACGCTTTGGAAGCTATTGTGAAAAACTACAATGGCGACAAAGAAAGCGAGGATTGGAAAAACTTTATGACTTACACCAAGCGTGTATGGTTCAGCAATGGTATTCATCACCATTACAGCAATGCCAAAATGAAGCCTGGGTTTGAAAAGGCATACTTTGAGCAATTGCTTTCTGAGAGCAATACTAGCCTTTCGGCTGAAGCTACAGATGTGATATTCAATGATAAGGATATGAAGAAGGTGAGCAAAGATTCTGATCAGGATTTGCTTTTAGCTTCAGCGGTAAACTTCTACGATCCGGATATTACCGAAGAAGAAGCAATTGCTTTTTACAAAAAGCAGATTGATCCAAACACTAAAACGCCTATCAGCTACGGACTTAACTCTAAATTGGTGAGAGCCGAAGATGGTAGCATTAAAGAAGTAAAGTGGAGTGCTGAAGGAATGTATGGTTCTGCCATCACCGAAATCATCGGTTGGTTGGAAAAAGCACAAGGAGTGGCCGAAAACGAAGCTCAAGGAAAAGCTTTGGGTATTCTTATCGACTATTACAAAACCGGAGACCTTAAAAAATGGGATGAGTACAACATTGCCTGGGTAGAAGCTACCGAAGGTGATATTGACTACATCAATTCGTTTATTGAAGTGTATGACGATCCATTAGGCTACAAAGCTACTTACGAGACTGTGGTACAAATCAAGGATTTTGATGCTTCTAAAAAGATGGCGGTTATCAGCGATAACATCCAGTACTTTGAGGATAACTCACCTATAATGGATGAGCACAAAAAGCCAAACGTAAAAGGAGTGACGTATAAGATGGTGAACGTAGCTGGTGAAGCTGGAGCAACCACGCCTAGCACGCCAATCGGTGTGAACCTTCCAAACGCAAACTGGATCAGAGCTGAGCATGGTTCTAAGTCTGTGAGTCTTGCCAACATTGAGCATGCATACGAAGAAGCCAAAGGAGCCGGATTTCTTGAGGAATTCACCTTTACCAAAGAAGAATTGGAGCGTGCTAAGAAATACGCTGGTAACTCTAGTAAAATGCACACAGCACTTCATGAGGTGGTGGGTCATGCTTCGGGTAAACTGAATGATGGTGTAGGTACTCCAAAAGAAACTTTGAGAAACTATGCTTCTACTTTGGAAGAAGGGCGCGCTGACCTTGTAGCCCTTTATTACATCATGGATCCTAAGCTTATGGAAATGGGCCTTATCGACACCATGGAAGTTGGAAAAGCTGAGTATGACAATTATATCCGCAACGGGTTGATGCTTCAACTTCGCAGACTTGAGGTAGGTGAAATCATTGAAGAGGATCATATGCGTAACCGTCAGCTTGTAGCTAAATGGGCTTATGAAACTGGTAAGGAAGACAATATAATTGAGAAGAAAACTCTTGATGGCAAAACTTACTTTGTAATCAATGATTACGATAAGCTAAGAGAAATCTTTGGCGATCAGCTTCGTGAGATTCAGCGTATAAAAAGTGAGGGAGACTACGAAGCAGGGAAGAAGCTGGTAGAAACTTATGGTGTACAGGTAGACCCTGCTATCCACAAGGAAGTATTGGCTCGTACCGAAAAGCTACACATTGCACCTTACAATGGCTTTATTCAGCCTGAGCTTAAGCCAGTAATGGAAGGCGATAGCATCAAGGATATTGAAGTGATTTATCCTACTGACTTTACTCAGCAAATGTTGATGTACGGGGAGAAGTATTCTTTCTTGAAATAA
- a CDS encoding T9SS type A sorting domain-containing protein — translation MKKLLPLLLFAFSLSANAQNYKLFPNPSDTLAFSDTEGNVIFIAFDSISSGNTYWPQKETHPDFTGSLNKNCFGHLFDTAWCGYQIVNLAPMKYTFHHTFYEFEIDLSARNTSPDSIGWLRAYGMSYTLLSKFIGKSQQTLFNNQIDSLLTFEITALDSNGITHFTNHYFEVSKNHGLISIPLLYNSDQYYAPTYNSSNAFTRSLFKPLTNGDIYDFQAGDIFHYYHGSYTIDQPWNRHRTYSNLTIIDKNQINADSVLYTVNRVYNKFVLNTQTPPFQMEEIIYRDTVKFGYGQLNERITNELTFQSDTAGSHLPYYGYSTSYSLSEKFKSTFDTNLKRSGVFTSSNQFPTNGSCILIPFEPSPKEALYLSGLGRVHYYDVNFPQVNEQSLIYFESSTGQTWGKPYNISIEELAQQRPLKIYPNPASDVLNIELPDGVQQMEITIIDQVGRTLLKESITKEKSGISVEALSPGAYFIRTNKGSAVPFIKR, via the coding sequence ATGAAAAAACTTCTACCCCTCCTGCTTTTTGCCTTCAGCCTTTCGGCAAATGCTCAGAACTATAAATTGTTTCCCAACCCAAGTGATACTTTGGCGTTTTCAGATACAGAAGGAAATGTGATTTTTATTGCTTTTGATTCCATTAGTTCTGGAAACACCTATTGGCCACAAAAGGAAACCCACCCGGACTTTACTGGTTCTTTAAATAAAAATTGTTTCGGACACTTGTTTGATACAGCCTGGTGCGGTTATCAGATAGTTAACCTTGCACCGATGAAGTATACCTTTCATCATACTTTTTATGAATTTGAAATAGATCTATCAGCCCGAAACACCAGTCCTGATTCTATTGGCTGGTTAAGAGCATATGGTATGTCGTACACTTTGCTATCAAAATTTATTGGAAAGTCTCAACAAACACTATTCAATAATCAAATCGATTCCTTGCTGACTTTTGAAATCACGGCTTTGGATTCGAATGGAATTACTCATTTCACTAACCATTATTTTGAGGTTTCCAAAAACCATGGGCTTATAAGTATCCCTTTACTTTATAACTCAGATCAATATTATGCCCCAACCTATAATTCTTCAAATGCCTTTACCCGAAGCCTCTTTAAGCCTTTAACCAACGGAGATATTTATGATTTTCAGGCGGGAGACATATTTCACTACTATCATGGTTCATACACTATTGATCAGCCTTGGAACAGGCACAGGACTTATTCGAACCTTACTATTATTGATAAAAATCAAATCAATGCGGATAGCGTTTTATACACGGTAAATCGTGTGTACAATAAGTTTGTACTAAATACACAAACACCTCCATTTCAAATGGAAGAAATTATTTACCGTGATACAGTTAAGTTTGGCTACGGACAACTGAATGAGCGCATAACTAATGAACTGACTTTTCAGTCGGACACTGCAGGGTCTCATCTTCCCTATTATGGATATTCTACATCTTATTCGCTTAGTGAAAAATTCAAATCGACATTTGACACCAATTTGAAACGCTCTGGGGTTTTCACATCTAGCAATCAGTTTCCAACCAATGGTTCTTGTATTTTAATACCTTTTGAACCTTCTCCTAAAGAAGCTTTATATCTTTCAGGCTTAGGGAGAGTACACTATTACGATGTGAACTTTCCTCAGGTAAATGAGCAGAGCCTCATCTATTTTGAAAGCTCTACCGGCCAAACCTGGGGAAAACCTTATAACATCAGCATCGAGGAACTCGCTCAACAAAGGCCACTAAAAATCTACCCCAACCCAGCTTCGGATGTTTTGAATATTGAATTGCCAGATGGGGTGCAACAAATGGAAATCACGATAATTGATCAGGTTGGGCGAACTCTATTGAAAGAAAGCATTACAAAGGAAAAATCAGGTATTTCGGTTGAGGCCTTATCCCCTGGAGCTTACTTTATCAGAACCAATAAAGGTTCGGCAGTTCCTTTTATAAAACGCTAA
- the bshC gene encoding bacillithiol biosynthesis cysteine-adding enzyme BshC — protein MPHFLLLLSMDDTHCLNYRNTRYFSKLICDYLDQDPTLKPFYNRFPNLENFKDQIEEKSSFTPEGRKVLVEALLEQYSDLGKSADTSKTLENIQLLADGKTFTVTTGHQLNLFTGPLYFLYKIVSTINLSRELKKAYPENNFVPVYWMATEDHDFEEINFINLFGGRLRWNKESGGPVGRFSTEGIEPLIKELNEHLGPGTFAKKFCELLKTAYSEGRNLAEATRYLVHRLFGEHGLVIVDGDSSKLKTLMQPLFKDELLKSASHDFVSKTTSKLEEVYFQQVHPRDINLFYIKDGLRERIGKRDGRWYVLNTKLEFSQEEILKELNDNPERFSPNVILRPLYQEVILPNLAYIGGGGELAYWFQLKDMFDAFKIPFPMLMLRNSALWVPAKEKSKLEEMGLKVSDLFYPLHEVKKNYVSEHAPVDVELDPYQQKLQQMFDELEDVANLTDKSMLGAVNAQRQKQLNGLDNLKKKLIRAEKRRQSDQMEKLERVYFALFPKGSLQERHDNLSVYFSEYGSAFIEQFFESLDPLDYRFRVITEKELV, from the coding sequence ATGCCGCATTTTCTACTTTTGCTTTCTATGGATGACACTCACTGTTTGAACTATCGCAACACGAGATATTTCTCAAAGCTTATTTGCGACTACTTAGATCAAGACCCAACATTGAAACCATTTTACAATAGGTTTCCTAATCTTGAAAATTTTAAAGATCAGATAGAAGAGAAGAGTAGCTTCACTCCAGAAGGTAGAAAAGTGCTTGTAGAAGCACTCTTGGAGCAGTATTCTGATTTGGGGAAATCTGCAGATACATCTAAAACTCTTGAGAATATTCAGCTTCTCGCTGATGGCAAAACGTTTACCGTTACCACAGGGCATCAGCTAAACTTGTTTACCGGGCCATTATATTTTTTGTACAAAATTGTCTCTACCATCAACCTTAGCCGTGAGCTAAAGAAGGCTTATCCGGAAAACAACTTTGTGCCTGTATACTGGATGGCAACTGAAGATCATGATTTTGAGGAGATAAACTTCATCAACCTTTTTGGTGGTCGCTTGCGCTGGAATAAAGAATCAGGTGGCCCTGTAGGGAGGTTTTCTACAGAAGGTATTGAGCCATTAATTAAAGAGCTTAACGAGCATCTTGGCCCTGGTACCTTTGCAAAGAAGTTTTGTGAGTTGCTCAAAACAGCATATTCGGAGGGTAGAAATTTAGCGGAAGCCACACGCTATTTGGTTCATCGTTTATTTGGTGAACATGGCTTAGTAATAGTTGATGGTGATTCGTCCAAACTAAAAACTTTGATGCAGCCTCTATTTAAAGATGAGCTGCTAAAAAGTGCATCTCATGATTTTGTTTCTAAAACCACTTCAAAACTAGAAGAGGTTTACTTTCAGCAGGTTCACCCTCGTGATATAAATCTATTCTACATAAAGGATGGATTGCGCGAGCGCATCGGAAAACGAGATGGTCGCTGGTATGTTTTGAATACCAAATTGGAGTTCAGCCAAGAAGAAATTCTAAAAGAGTTGAACGATAACCCAGAGCGATTTAGCCCAAATGTAATTCTTCGTCCGCTTTATCAGGAAGTGATTTTGCCCAACCTTGCTTACATAGGAGGAGGTGGTGAACTGGCCTATTGGTTTCAGCTTAAAGATATGTTTGATGCATTTAAGATTCCCTTCCCAATGTTGATGCTGCGTAACTCTGCGCTTTGGGTTCCTGCTAAAGAAAAGAGCAAACTTGAAGAAATGGGTTTAAAGGTTTCGGATCTGTTTTATCCTTTGCATGAGGTGAAGAAGAACTATGTATCTGAACATGCGCCTGTGGATGTAGAGCTTGACCCTTATCAGCAAAAGCTACAGCAGATGTTTGATGAGCTGGAAGATGTGGCTAATCTTACCGATAAAAGTATGCTGGGGGCTGTAAATGCTCAGCGCCAGAAGCAACTGAATGGTTTAGATAACTTAAAGAAAAAGCTAATCCGTGCTGAAAAGCGCAGGCAGTCTGACCAAATGGAAAAGCTAGAGCGTGTGTATTTTGCACTTTTCCCAAAAGGAAGCCTACAAGAAAGACACGACAATCTATCGGTGTATTTTTCAGAATATGGCTCAGCCTTTATTGAGCAGTTTTTCGAAAGCCTGGATCCTCTGGATTATCGCTTTAGGGTGATTACAGAAAAGGAGTTGGTTTAG